The Streptomyces sp. NBC_00459 DNA segment CCCAGAGTGAAGGGCAGATTGCCCACGTGTTACTCACCCGTTCGCCACTAATCCACCCCGAAAGGCTTCATCGTTCGACTTGCATGTGTTAAGCACGCCGCCAGCGTTCGTCCTGAGCCAGGATCAAACTCTCCGTGAATGTCAACCCGTAATCGGGTCACACCACGAGAGCGGAACAGTCAAGCGGAATAAGCCCGACCGTTCACAGCGTCCTCGCTGTGTTTACTGCTTCAAAGGAACCTCGCCCTCCCGAACGGGAGAGACGGGGTATCAACAAACTTGGCGTTGATTTTTGGCACGCTGTTGAGTTCTCAAGGAACGGACGCTTCCTTCGTACTCACCCTCTCGGGCTTTCCTCCGGGCAGTTTCCCTTCGGTCTTGCGTTTCCGACTCTACCAGACCGTTTTCCGGTCCGATTCCCTGTCGGCGGGATTGCCTCCGGCTTTTCGGCTTTCGCCTGTCGGCCTTTCGACATTCACTACGTTAGCCGATTCCCTCGGCAACTCATAATCGAGTTCCACGCGTTTGCAATTCGGTGTGCAGGCACGCCGAAATTGCCCCCGCTGAGAGGGAGTCGTAGGTAGTGGGTTGGCCACTTCCGGCTGCAGGCGATCGCCGTACCCGGTTCAAGCGGCTCGGGCTACATTACGGACCCCCCAAGGGCTCGTCAAGTTGAGCGACGACGGGGCGCATGAGCTCGATAAGGGCTCACCGTAGGGTCGTTGATGATCCAGAAGCGCCACGGGTGGACGCCTCCGTCGCCGGCCACGCCGGTGCGCGGACCGACGCCCACCTGCTCGGAGCCGACAGGGGTGCCGGTCAGGATCGTGATCGGCGCGGCCCCGGCGGAGCAGGCGTCCGTACCGTCGAGAGTCCTGTCCACACCCAGGGCTGTAGCCAGGCGAGCCGGGCCTTTGGCCAGTTCCTTGTCGTTTCGGGCTGAAATTCGACGTTTGCGAGCGAGTTCGGCGCCCGTGATGATCTCGCCGGCCCGGAGCAGGATCCCGCTTGCCGTGCCCTCGGGGCCGCACACCAGGTTCATGCAGTGCCACATGCCGTAGGTGAAGTAGACGTACACATGTCCGGGCGGACCGAACATCACGCTGTTGCGGGGTGTGGGTCCGCGATAGGCGTGGGAGCCGGGGTCGTTCGGGCCGTCGTACGCCTCCACCTCTGTGAGGCGCAGTTCGATCGGACCGTCCGGGGTGGTGCGTACGAGGACGCGGCCCAGGAGGTCGGGGGCCACCTCCAGTACCGGCCGGTCGAAGAACTCCCTGGGGAGAGGCGTACGGTCAGCGGGCGCGATCATGCCGTCCGAGCGTAGTGCAGTG contains these protein-coding regions:
- a CDS encoding DNA-3-methyladenine glycosylase, yielding MIAPADRTPLPREFFDRPVLEVAPDLLGRVLVRTTPDGPIELRLTEVEAYDGPNDPGSHAYRGPTPRNSVMFGPPGHVYVYFTYGMWHCMNLVCGPEGTASGILLRAGEIITGAELARKRRISARNDKELAKGPARLATALGVDRTLDGTDACSAGAAPITILTGTPVGSEQVGVGPRTGVAGDGGVHPWRFWIINDPTVSPYRAHAPRRRST